The proteins below come from a single Xiphophorus couchianus chromosome 20, X_couchianus-1.0, whole genome shotgun sequence genomic window:
- the LOC114136245 gene encoding general transcription factor II-I repeat domain-containing protein 2B-like, giving the protein MALSKKRKVDTECRGFQEKWTEKYLFTEVNAKPVCLVCNQQVAVFKEFNIRRHYETHHKEKFDHLNGQIRKDEINKLVAGLKKQQSTFTRSRDISDEAVRASYIIANELVQASKPFSDGEFVKTCMLKAAEVVCPEKRPAFANISLTRNTVADRVTELSSDLSSQLKEKIKSFIAFSIAIDESTDVTDIAQLAIFIRGVDETLTITEELLEMVPMNNTTTADDIFSALVGALDKVGADWSRAVSLATDGAPSMIGRKAGVATKFRDKVQTANGGQEFWIFHCILHQEALCCKTLQMDHVMSVVVKTVNFIRARGLNHRQFDTFLSDNDIHAGLPYHTDVRWLSRGAVLKRFFELRGEIGQFVEKKGCPVKELKCKEWVQDLAFMVDITQHLNTLNTKLQGRNRVVTQYYDSISAFKMKLSLWETQLSNGDTAHFSCLTAVRPEAPGRPDNDLDKYKDNITDLLQEFEQRFQVFGELQNKFGFFRLPFTAKPSDMPADIQLELIDLQCDSAMKDKFRSVGLDTFYQYLVPGYPKLTAMAAKVLSMFGTTYLCEQVFSVMNNNKTKQRSRLTNKHLNDIVKCAATQDLTPNIDALVKAKRCQVSGASSSK; this is encoded by the coding sequence ATGGcactgtcaaaaaaaagaaaagtggacaCAGAATGCAGAGGGTTCCAGGAAAAATGGACTGAGAAGTATTTATTCACGGAAGTGAACGCAAAACCAGTGTGCTTGGTATGTAATCAGCAAGTTGCAGTATTCAAAGAGTTTAATATTCGGCGCCACTATGAGACTCAtcataaagaaaagtttgaCCACTTGAATGGACAAATAAGGAAAGACGAGATAAACAAATTGGTCGCTGGTCTGAAGAAACAGCAGTCTACTTTTACACGCAGCCGCGATATTTCTGATGAGGCTGTAAGAGCCAGCTACATTATTGCCAACGAGCTAGTGCAGGCATCCAAGCCATTTTCTGATGGGGAGTTTGTAAAAACATGCATGCTGAAGGCTGCAGAAGTCGTGTGCCCTGAAAAGCGACCTGCTTTTGCCAATATTAGTCTAACAAGGAACACTGTCGCAGATCGGGTGACAGAACTCTCAAGTGACTTGAGCAGCCaactgaaagagaaaatcaaGTCATTTATCGCATTTTCAATTGCAATAGATGAGAGTACCGATGTCACAGATATTGCTCAACTGGCCATATTCATTAGAGGTGTTGATGAAACTTTGACCATCACCGAGGAGCTTCTTGAAATGGTGCCTATGAATAACACCACAACAGCAGATGACATTTTCAGCGCTCTCGTTGGCGCGCTGGACAAGGTGGGAGCGGACTGGTCCCGTGCCGTGAGCCTGGCTACCGACGGTGCGCCATCAATGATCGGGAGAAAGGCAGGCGTTGCCACAAAATTCCGTGACAAAGTACAGACTGCAAATGGAGGACAAGAGTTTTGGATATTTCATTGCATTTTACATCAGGAGGCGTTATGTTGTAAAACACTGCAAATGGACCATGTTATGAGTGTGGTTGTGAAAACTGTCAATTTCATCAGAGCGCGCGGGCTAAATCACCGTCAGTTTGACACATTTCTCAGTGATAATGACATTCATGCTGGCCTACCATACCACACTGACGTGCGGTGGTTAAGCAGAGGTGCAGTACTTAAGCGCTTCTTTGAGCTACGAGGGGAAATTGGACAGTTCGTGGAGAAGAAGGGATGCCCAGTAAAGGAACTTAAATGCAAGGAATGGGTGCAGGATCTTGCGTTCATGGTTGATATTACACAACACTTGAATACACTTAACACTAAATTGCAGGGCCGTAACAGAGTTGTCACTCAATATTACGACAGCATAAGTGCGTTCAAGATGAAACTGTCACTGTGGGAGACGCAGCTATCCAACGGTGACACCGCGCATTTCTCTTGTCTCACAGCTGTGCGTCCGGAGGCACCGGGCCGTCCCGATAATGATTTGGATAAATATAAAGATAACATAACAGATTTGCTGCAAGAGTTTGAGCAGAGGTTTCAGGTATTCGGTgaacttcaaaacaaatttggcttttttcGCTTGCCATTTACAGCGAAGCCTTCTGATATGCCAGCTGACATTCAACTCGAGCTTATTGACTTGCAGTGCGATTCCGCTATGAAGGATAAATTTAGGTCAGTGGGATTGGATACGTTTTATCAATATCTCGTGCCAGGTTACCCCAAATTAACAGCCATGGCTGCAAAGGTTCTATCCATGTTTGGGACTACTTATCTTTGTGAACAGGTGTTTTCggtaatgaataataataaaacaaagcagcgCTCAAGGTTaacaaataaacacttgaatGACATTGTTAAATGTGCTGCTACTCAGGATTTGACACCTAATATCGATGCACTTGTGAAGGCAAAAAGATGCCAAGTTTCAGGAGCCAGCAGCAGCAAGTAG
- the LOC114136246 gene encoding general transcription factor II-I repeat domain-containing protein 2B-like — translation MALSKKRKVDTECRGFQEKWTEKYLFTEVNAKPVCLVCNQQVAVFKEFNIRRHYETHHKEKFDHLNGQIRKDEINKLVAGLKKQQSTFTRSRDISDEAVRASYIIANELVQASKPFSDGEFVKTCMLKAAEVVCPEKRPAFANISLTRNTVADRVTELSSDLSSQLKEKIKSFIAFSIAIDESTDVTDIAQLAIFIRGVDETLTITEELLEMVPMNNTTTADDIFSALVGALDKVGADWSRAVSLATDGAPSMIGRKAGVATKFRDKVQTANGGQEFWIFHCILHQEALCCKTLQMDHVRSVVVKTVNFIRARGLNHRQFDTFLSDNDIHAGLPYHTDVRWLSRGAVLKRFFELRGEIGQFVEKKGCPVKELKCKEWVQDLAFMVDITQHLNTLNTKLQGRNRVVTQYYDSISAFKMKLSLWETQLSNGDTAHFSCLTAVRPEAPGRPDNDLDKYKDNITDLLQEFEQRFQVFGELQNKFGFFRLPFTAKPSDMPADIQLELIDLQCDSAMKDKFRSVGLDTFYQYLVPGYPKLTAMAAKVLSMFGTTYLCEQVFSVMNNNKTKQRSRLTNKHLNDIVKCAATQDLTPNIDALVKAKRCQVSGASSSK, via the coding sequence ATGGcactgtcaaaaaaaagaaaagtggacaCAGAATGCAGAGGGTTCCAGGAAAAATGGACTGAGAAGTATTTATTCACGGAAGTGAACGCAAAACCAGTGTGCTTGGTATGTAATCAGCAAGTTGCAGTATTCAAAGAGTTTAATATTCGGCGCCACTATGAGACTCAtcataaagaaaagtttgaCCACTTGAATGGACAAATAAGGAAAGACGAGATAAACAAATTGGTCGCTGGTCTGAAGAAACAGCAGTCTACTTTTACACGCAGCCGCGATATTTCTGATGAGGCTGTAAGAGCCAGCTACATTATTGCCAACGAGCTAGTGCAGGCATCCAAGCCATTTTCTGATGGGGAGTTTGTAAAAACATGCATGCTGAAGGCTGCAGAAGTCGTGTGCCCTGAAAAGCGACCTGCTTTTGCCAATATTAGTCTAACAAGGAACACTGTCGCAGATCGGGTGACAGAACTCTCAAGTGACTTGAGCAGCCaactgaaagagaaaatcaaGTCATTTATCGCATTTTCAATTGCAATAGATGAGAGTACCGATGTCACAGATATTGCTCAACTGGCCATATTCATTAGAGGTGTTGATGAAACTTTGACCATCACCGAGGAGCTTCTTGAAATGGTGCCTATGAATAACACCACAACAGCAGATGACATTTTCAGCGCTCTCGTTGGCGCGCTGGACAAGGTGGGAGCGGACTGGTCCCGTGCCGTGAGCCTGGCTACCGACGGTGCGCCATCAATGATCGGGAGAAAGGCAGGCGTTGCCACAAAATTCCGTGACAAAGTACAGACTGCAAATGGAGGACAAGAGTTTTGGATATTTCATTGCATTTTACATCAGGAGGCGTTATGTTGTAAAACACTGCAAATGGACCATGTTAGGAGTGTGGTTGTGAAAACTGTCAATTTCATCAGAGCGCGCGGGCTAAATCACCGTCAGTTTGACACATTTCTCAGTGATAATGACATTCATGCTGGCCTACCATACCACACTGACGTGCGGTGGTTAAGCAGAGGTGCAGTACTTAAGCGCTTCTTTGAGCTACGAGGGGAAATTGGACAGTTCGTGGAGAAGAAGGGATGCCCAGTAAAGGAACTTAAATGCAAGGAATGGGTGCAGGATCTTGCGTTCATGGTTGATATTACACAACACTTGAATACACTTAACACTAAATTGCAGGGCCGTAACAGAGTTGTCACTCAATATTACGACAGCATAAGTGCGTTCAAGATGAAACTGTCACTGTGGGAGACGCAGCTATCCAACGGTGACACCGCGCATTTCTCTTGTCTCACAGCTGTGCGTCCGGAGGCACCGGGCCGTCCCGATAATGATTTGGATAAATATAAAGATAACATAACAGATTTGCTGCAAGAGTTTGAGCAGAGGTTTCAGGTATTCGGTgaacttcaaaacaaatttggcttttttcGCTTGCCATTTACAGCGAAGCCTTCTGATATGCCAGCTGACATTCAACTCGAGCTTATTGACTTGCAGTGCGATTCCGCTATGAAGGATAAATTTAGGTCAGTGGGATTGGATACGTTTTATCAATATCTCGTGCCAGGTTACCCCAAATTAACAGCCATGGCTGCAAAGGTTCTATCCATGTTTGGGACTACTTATCTTTGTGAACAGGTGTTTTCggtaatgaataataataaaacaaagcagcgCTCAAGGTTaacaaataaacacttgaatGACATTGTTAAATGTGCTGCTACTCAGGATTTGACACCTAATATCGATGCACTTGTGAAGGCAAAAAGATGCCAAGTTTCAGGAGCCAGCAGCAGCAAGTAG
- the LOC114136250 gene encoding zinc-binding protein A33-like isoform X2 gives MPLTMEEDLSCTICQDVYRDPVVLFCSHSFCRLCLKNWWEEKKKLECPLCKDESTTSDPPCNLALKMLCERFLLTRKKEVTKPEHSGDHHGHKLQPVNEVAQGRINELRKALSLLLDKLKVFKDEKGNLDQTAEYIKLQAQQTEGRIKEQFRKLHLFLHKEEDSRISALRTEESEKTQKLSLKIDALSREIAALSRTIKDTEGLIKAEDAVMLQSYRTAVETIQQRLLLENPQPVSGALIDVAKHLGNLSFNIWNKMKHLVSYTPVVLDPNSANFELILSEDLTSVRCGQKQNIPDNPERFDFFRIVLGSEGFMTGTYSWDVEVGDNTDWFVGVASQDVQRKGNHPSRLWRIGCIDGQYMARALSEPSTVLEPMRKLSRIRVHLDWNRGKLVFFDLNTNTHLHTFTHSFSQKLFPYLNTVNASPLRIIPEKLCLKSS, from the exons ATGCCTCTCACAATGGAGGAGGACCTCAGTTGTACCATCTGTCAGGACGTTTACAGGGATCCAGTTGTCTTGTTCTGCAGTCACAGCTTCTGCCGACTCTGCCTGAAAAACTGGtgggaagagaagaagaaactggaGTGTCCACTTTGTAAGGACGAATCTACTACAAGTGACCCTCCATGCAACCTGGCTTTAAAAATGCTCTGTGAGAGATTCCTGTTGACAAGAAAGAAGGAAGTTACAAAACCAGAG CATTCAGGTGATCATCATGGACACAAACTCCAACCTGTTAATGAAGTAGCTCAGGGTCGGATAAATGAGCTGAGAAAGGCCCTGAGCCTGCTGCTGGACAAACTGAAGGTGTTCAAAGACGAGAAGGGAAACCTGGATCAGACAGCTGAATACATTAAGCTCCAGGCCCAACAAACCGAGGGACGGATCAAGGAGCAGTTCAGGAAGCTTCACCTGTTTCTCCACAAGGAGGAAGACTCCAGGATTTCTGCTCTGAGGACAGAAGAAAGCGAGAAGACTCAGAAGTTAAGCCTAAAGATCGACGCCCTGAGTAGAGAGATCGCTGCTCTTTCACGGACAATAAAAGACACAGAGGGACTGATAAAGGCTGAGGATGCTGTAATGCTGCAGAGCTATAGGACTGCTGTAGAAACCATCCaacagcgcctcctgctggagAATCCTCAGCCTGTCTCTGGAGCCCTGATAGATGTGGCCAAACACCTGGGCAACCTGAGCTTCAACATCTGGAACAAGATGAAGCATCTGGTGTCCTACACTCCTGTGGTTCTGGATCCAAACAGCGCCAACTTTGAGCTCATCCTGTCTGAAGACCTGACCAGCGTGAGATGCGGCCAGAAGCAGAACATTCCCGACAACCCGGAGAGGTTCGACTTCTTCCGCATCGTCCTGGGCTCGGAGGGCTTCATGACGGGAACCTACAGCTGGGACGTTGAGGTTGGAGACAACACAGACTGGTTTGTGGGCGTCGCCTCGCAGGACGTCCAGAGGAAAGGAAACCATCCCAGCCGTCTGTGGAGAATCGGCTGCATTGACGGTCAGTACATGGCCCGGGCCCTGTCGGAACCGTCCACGGTTCTGGAACCGATGAGAAAGCTGAGCCGGATCAGAGTCCATCTGGACTGGAACCGGGGGAAGCTGGTGTTCTTCGACCtcaacaccaacacacaccttCACACCTTCACACACTCATTCAGTCAGAAACTGTTCCCCTACCTGAACACGGTGAATGCGTCTCCTCTGAGGATAATACCTGAGAAACTCTGCCTGAAGTCCAGTTAG
- the LOC114136250 gene encoding zinc-binding protein A33-like isoform X1 — protein MPLTMEEDLSCTICQDVYRDPVVLFCSHSFCRLCLKNWWEEKKKLECPLCKDESTTSDPPCNLALKMLCERFLLTRKKEVTKPEVCCRLHGERFKLFCVDDNELLCLVCQHSGDHHGHKLQPVNEVAQGRINELRKALSLLLDKLKVFKDEKGNLDQTAEYIKLQAQQTEGRIKEQFRKLHLFLHKEEDSRISALRTEESEKTQKLSLKIDALSREIAALSRTIKDTEGLIKAEDAVMLQSYRTAVETIQQRLLLENPQPVSGALIDVAKHLGNLSFNIWNKMKHLVSYTPVVLDPNSANFELILSEDLTSVRCGQKQNIPDNPERFDFFRIVLGSEGFMTGTYSWDVEVGDNTDWFVGVASQDVQRKGNHPSRLWRIGCIDGQYMARALSEPSTVLEPMRKLSRIRVHLDWNRGKLVFFDLNTNTHLHTFTHSFSQKLFPYLNTVNASPLRIIPEKLCLKSS, from the coding sequence ATGCCTCTCACAATGGAGGAGGACCTCAGTTGTACCATCTGTCAGGACGTTTACAGGGATCCAGTTGTCTTGTTCTGCAGTCACAGCTTCTGCCGACTCTGCCTGAAAAACTGGtgggaagagaagaagaaactggaGTGTCCACTTTGTAAGGACGAATCTACTACAAGTGACCCTCCATGCAACCTGGCTTTAAAAATGCTCTGTGAGAGATTCCTGTTGACAAGAAAGAAGGAAGTTACAAAACCAGAGGTTTGCTGCCGCCTGCATGGTGAGAGATTCAAGCTGTTCTGTGTGGATGATAATGAACTTTTATGTCTCGTCTGTCAGCATTCAGGTGATCATCATGGACACAAACTCCAACCTGTTAATGAAGTAGCTCAGGGTCGGATAAATGAGCTGAGAAAGGCCCTGAGCCTGCTGCTGGACAAACTGAAGGTGTTCAAAGACGAGAAGGGAAACCTGGATCAGACAGCTGAATACATTAAGCTCCAGGCCCAACAAACCGAGGGACGGATCAAGGAGCAGTTCAGGAAGCTTCACCTGTTTCTCCACAAGGAGGAAGACTCCAGGATTTCTGCTCTGAGGACAGAAGAAAGCGAGAAGACTCAGAAGTTAAGCCTAAAGATCGACGCCCTGAGTAGAGAGATCGCTGCTCTTTCACGGACAATAAAAGACACAGAGGGACTGATAAAGGCTGAGGATGCTGTAATGCTGCAGAGCTATAGGACTGCTGTAGAAACCATCCaacagcgcctcctgctggagAATCCTCAGCCTGTCTCTGGAGCCCTGATAGATGTGGCCAAACACCTGGGCAACCTGAGCTTCAACATCTGGAACAAGATGAAGCATCTGGTGTCCTACACTCCTGTGGTTCTGGATCCAAACAGCGCCAACTTTGAGCTCATCCTGTCTGAAGACCTGACCAGCGTGAGATGCGGCCAGAAGCAGAACATTCCCGACAACCCGGAGAGGTTCGACTTCTTCCGCATCGTCCTGGGCTCGGAGGGCTTCATGACGGGAACCTACAGCTGGGACGTTGAGGTTGGAGACAACACAGACTGGTTTGTGGGCGTCGCCTCGCAGGACGTCCAGAGGAAAGGAAACCATCCCAGCCGTCTGTGGAGAATCGGCTGCATTGACGGTCAGTACATGGCCCGGGCCCTGTCGGAACCGTCCACGGTTCTGGAACCGATGAGAAAGCTGAGCCGGATCAGAGTCCATCTGGACTGGAACCGGGGGAAGCTGGTGTTCTTCGACCtcaacaccaacacacaccttCACACCTTCACACACTCATTCAGTCAGAAACTGTTCCCCTACCTGAACACGGTGAATGCGTCTCCTCTGAGGATAATACCTGAGAAACTCTGCCTGAAGTCCAGTTAG